In the Catharus ustulatus isolate bCatUst1 unplaced genomic scaffold, bCatUst1.pri.v2 scaffold_68_arrow_ctg1, whole genome shotgun sequence genome, one interval contains:
- the TMEM161B gene encoding transmembrane protein 161B isoform X2: protein MGVIGVQLVVTMVMASVIQKIIPHYSLARWLLCSGSLRWYQHPTEEELRILAGKQRGKSKKDRKYNGHIENKPLTIPKDIDLHLETKSVTERDTIALHYFPEYQWLVDFTVAATVVYVVTEAYYSIMKPSQEMNISIVWCLLVLAFAVKVLFSLTTHYFKVEDGGERSVCVTFGFFFFVKAMAILIVTENYLEFGLESGFSNFSESAMQFLEKQGLESQGPVSKLTFKLFLAVLCSLIGAFLTFPGLRLAQMHLDALNLATEKITQTLLHINFLAPLFMVLLWVKPITKDYIMSPPLGKESIPLMSEDTFDTIRLWIIILLCVLRLAMMRHHLQAYLNLAQKNVDQMKKEVGRISMVELQKMVARVFYYLCVIALQYVTPLVMLLHTTLLLKTLGNYSWGIYPGWNSDASVENSLLPKSVHSESPPDNGRMKVTVVQITMALGSLKNIFTPLLFRGLLSFLTWWIAACLFSTSLFGLFYHQYLTVA, encoded by the exons GGTGTGATAGGTGTACAGTTGGTGGTTACCATGGTAATGGCTAGTGTCATACAGAAGATCATACCTCACTATTCTCTTGCTCGTTGGCTTCTCTGTAGTGGCAG cttACGCTGGTATCAACATCCCACTGAAGAAGAACTGCGGATTCTTGCAGGGAAGCAAAGAGGGAAGAGTAAAAAAGATAG aaaatataatGGTCATATTGAAAACAAGCCCTTAACCATTCCAAAAGATATTGATCTTCATCTGGAAACAAAATCTGTAACAGAAAGGGACACTATTG CATTGCATTACTTTCCAGAATATCAGTGGTTGGTGGATTTCACTGTTGCGGCTACAGTTGTCTATGTGGTGACAGAAGCCTATTACAGCATTATGAAGCCCTCACAAGAAATGAATATTAGCATAGTGTGGTGTCTGCTTGTCTTGGCTTTTGCAGT TAAGGTACTGTTTTCATTGACTACCCATTATTTCAAAGTTGAGGATGGAGGTGAAAGATCAGTCTGTGTCAcctttggttttttcttctttgtgaaaGCAATGGCAATACTCATTGTGACAGAAAACTATCTAGAGTTTGGACTGGAATCAG gattCTCGAATTTCTCAGAAAGTGCTATGCAGTTTCTTGAAAAACAAGGTTTGGAATCCCA ggGTCCTGTGTCTAAACTAACCTTCAAATTGTTCCTGGCTGTTCTGTGTTCACTTATTGGTGCTTTTTTGACATTCCCTGGCTTGCGACTGGCTCAAATGCATCTGGATGCTCTGAATTtagcaacagaaaaaataacaca aacATTGCTGCATATAAACTTCTTGGCACCTTTATTTATGGTTCTACTGTGGGTAAAACCAATCACTAAGGACTACATTATGAGCCCACCTTTGGGCAAAGAGAGCATTCCTTT AATGTCAGAAGATACATTTGATACCATCAGATTGTGGATTATAATCCTGTTATGTGTTTTACGATTGGCTATGATGCGTCATCATTTACAAGCCTATCTGAATTTAGCCCAGAAAAATGTGGATCAGATGAAAAAGGAAGTTGGTAGAATAAGTATGGTTGAATTACAGAAAATG GTAGCTCGGGTATTCTATTATCTCTGTGTAATTGCACTGCAGTATGTTACACCATTGGTAATGCTCCTTCACACAACTCTGCTCTTGAAAACACTAG GTAATTATTCTTGGGGCATCTACCCAGGATGGAATTCTGACGCTTCAGTAGAAAACAGTCTGCTTCCCAAGTCTGTTCATTCTGAGTCTCCACCTGACAATGGAAGAATGAAAGTAACTGTAGTACAAATAACAATGGCTCTGGGAAGCCTAAAGAATATTTTCACTCCTCTCCTGTTCCGGGGACTCCTGTCTTTTCTCACCTGGTGGATTGCAGCTTGCCTTTTTTCTACAAGCCTTTTTGGGCTCTTCTATCACCAGTACCTGACTGTGGCATGA
- the TMEM161B gene encoding transmembrane protein 161B isoform X1, producing the protein MLWSSIGSYMWKTASKTVFLFSGVIGVQLVVTMVMASVIQKIIPHYSLARWLLCSGSLRWYQHPTEEELRILAGKQRGKSKKDRKYNGHIENKPLTIPKDIDLHLETKSVTERDTIALHYFPEYQWLVDFTVAATVVYVVTEAYYSIMKPSQEMNISIVWCLLVLAFAVKVLFSLTTHYFKVEDGGERSVCVTFGFFFFVKAMAILIVTENYLEFGLESGFSNFSESAMQFLEKQGLESQGPVSKLTFKLFLAVLCSLIGAFLTFPGLRLAQMHLDALNLATEKITQTLLHINFLAPLFMVLLWVKPITKDYIMSPPLGKESIPLMSEDTFDTIRLWIIILLCVLRLAMMRHHLQAYLNLAQKNVDQMKKEVGRISMVELQKMVARVFYYLCVIALQYVTPLVMLLHTTLLLKTLGNYSWGIYPGWNSDASVENSLLPKSVHSESPPDNGRMKVTVVQITMALGSLKNIFTPLLFRGLLSFLTWWIAACLFSTSLFGLFYHQYLTVA; encoded by the exons GGTGTGATAGGTGTACAGTTGGTGGTTACCATGGTAATGGCTAGTGTCATACAGAAGATCATACCTCACTATTCTCTTGCTCGTTGGCTTCTCTGTAGTGGCAG cttACGCTGGTATCAACATCCCACTGAAGAAGAACTGCGGATTCTTGCAGGGAAGCAAAGAGGGAAGAGTAAAAAAGATAG aaaatataatGGTCATATTGAAAACAAGCCCTTAACCATTCCAAAAGATATTGATCTTCATCTGGAAACAAAATCTGTAACAGAAAGGGACACTATTG CATTGCATTACTTTCCAGAATATCAGTGGTTGGTGGATTTCACTGTTGCGGCTACAGTTGTCTATGTGGTGACAGAAGCCTATTACAGCATTATGAAGCCCTCACAAGAAATGAATATTAGCATAGTGTGGTGTCTGCTTGTCTTGGCTTTTGCAGT TAAGGTACTGTTTTCATTGACTACCCATTATTTCAAAGTTGAGGATGGAGGTGAAAGATCAGTCTGTGTCAcctttggttttttcttctttgtgaaaGCAATGGCAATACTCATTGTGACAGAAAACTATCTAGAGTTTGGACTGGAATCAG gattCTCGAATTTCTCAGAAAGTGCTATGCAGTTTCTTGAAAAACAAGGTTTGGAATCCCA ggGTCCTGTGTCTAAACTAACCTTCAAATTGTTCCTGGCTGTTCTGTGTTCACTTATTGGTGCTTTTTTGACATTCCCTGGCTTGCGACTGGCTCAAATGCATCTGGATGCTCTGAATTtagcaacagaaaaaataacaca aacATTGCTGCATATAAACTTCTTGGCACCTTTATTTATGGTTCTACTGTGGGTAAAACCAATCACTAAGGACTACATTATGAGCCCACCTTTGGGCAAAGAGAGCATTCCTTT AATGTCAGAAGATACATTTGATACCATCAGATTGTGGATTATAATCCTGTTATGTGTTTTACGATTGGCTATGATGCGTCATCATTTACAAGCCTATCTGAATTTAGCCCAGAAAAATGTGGATCAGATGAAAAAGGAAGTTGGTAGAATAAGTATGGTTGAATTACAGAAAATG GTAGCTCGGGTATTCTATTATCTCTGTGTAATTGCACTGCAGTATGTTACACCATTGGTAATGCTCCTTCACACAACTCTGCTCTTGAAAACACTAG GTAATTATTCTTGGGGCATCTACCCAGGATGGAATTCTGACGCTTCAGTAGAAAACAGTCTGCTTCCCAAGTCTGTTCATTCTGAGTCTCCACCTGACAATGGAAGAATGAAAGTAACTGTAGTACAAATAACAATGGCTCTGGGAAGCCTAAAGAATATTTTCACTCCTCTCCTGTTCCGGGGACTCCTGTCTTTTCTCACCTGGTGGATTGCAGCTTGCCTTTTTTCTACAAGCCTTTTTGGGCTCTTCTATCACCAGTACCTGACTGTGGCATGA